The window ACAAGTTCAAGGACGAGATCGTTCCGGTCATGGTGCCCAAGAAGGTCATGGGCAAACCCGTCACGCCCGAACCCGTTTCCCAGGACGAGGGCATCAACGCCGGGCTCAATGAACAGCAATTGGCGGCTTATCCCACCATCTTTAAAGAGGGCGGTTCGGTCACGCCGGGCAACGCCTGCGGCATCAACGACGGGGCCTGTGTGCTGCTGGTCATGTCCAAGGAAAAGGCCGACGCGCTAGGCTATAAGCCGCTCGGGTATATCCGTTCCTACGCCTTCACGGGAGTGGAGCCGGAACGCATGGGCATTGGGCCGGCCTACGCCATCCCCAAGGCCCTCAAGAAGGGCGGGCTGGACCTGAAGGATATGCAACTCATCGAGATCAACGAGGCCTTCGCGGCCCAGGTGCTGGCCGACGACCGGGTGCTGAAACTGAACCGTGAGATCCTGAACGTGAACGGGGGGGCCATCGCCCTCGGCCATCCGGTGGGCATGACGGGCGCCCGGCTGGTCCTGACGGCCTTGAAGGAAATGACCCGGCGCAATTTGGCGCTGGGGGTCATCTCGATGTGCATCGGCGGCGGCATCGGCGGTGCCATGGTCCTCGAGCGTAAATAGCCATGGGTCGGAACAAGGACGCCGCGGTCGGTTTCCTCAAGATGGTCGTGGCGGGCAAGATCGATGAGGCTTATGCCAAGTATGTCGATATGAAGGGTAAACACCATAATGTTTTTACCCCGGCTGGTTTTGAGGCCCTGAAGAAGGGGATGATCGAGAACGAGGGGATGTTCCCGAACAAGAAGTTCGATATCCAACGTGTGGTGGAAGAAGGGGATATGGTGGCGACCCATTCCCATATCGTCCTGAAGCCGGGTGAGTTGGAACTGGGCGTGGTGCATTGGTTCCGGTTCAAGGACGGAAAGATCGCCGAACTTTGGGACGTTGGCCAACAAGTGCCGAAAGAGACCGTGAATCAAGACGGGATGTTCTGACGGATAAATCAGGAGGCGACCTTGTTCATCTACAAAGCGGGCGTTGTCGGGGCGGGAGCTATGGGGGCGGGGATCGCCCAGGTCATCTCCTTTTCCGGGCTTCCGGTGGTGCTGAAGGACACCGATGAGGAGCGGGTCAAGAAAGGGATCGAGATGGTCCGCAAGGTCTATCAGGGCCGGGTGGACAAGGGCAAGATGACCTCCTCCGAGATGGACCAGAAGATGAACCTGGTGACCGGCACCACCTCCTATGACGATTTCAAGGATTGCGACCTGGTGATCGAGGCGGTCTTCGAAAGCATGAAGGTCAAACAACAGGTCTTCCAGGACCTGGAGAAGGTCCTGCCGGAGACGGCCATCATGGCCACCAACACCTCGGCCCTCTCCATCAGCCAGATCGCCTCGGCGGTCAAGCGCTCCGAGAAGGTCATTGGGCTCCACTTCTTCAACCCGGCCCCGGTCATGAAACTGGTCGAGGTCATTCCTGGCCTCCAAACCTC is drawn from bacterium and contains these coding sequences:
- a CDS encoding thiolase family protein, giving the protein MKEVVIVDGARTPMGVLGGALKDVTAQDMAATVMKEIVKRNNLKPSEVEEVILGCVGQFSDAPNVGRVAALLAGLPKEVTGYTVQRNCSSGMQALVNAYQNIQCGDADVHLAGGTESMSQAPYVSRDLRFGKRMRDSKMVDSLMEGLTDPVCHLIMGQTAEVLAAEFQISRKEQDEFAVQSHKKAFRAQRENKFKDEIVPVMVPKKVMGKPVTPEPVSQDEGINAGLNEQQLAAYPTIFKEGGSVTPGNACGINDGACVLLVMSKEKADALGYKPLGYIRSYAFTGVEPERMGIGPAYAIPKALKKGGLDLKDMQLIEINEAFAAQVLADDRVLKLNREILNVNGGAIALGHPVGMTGARLVLTALKEMTRRNLALGVISMCIGGGIGGAMVLERK
- a CDS encoding nuclear transport factor 2 family protein encodes the protein MGRNKDAAVGFLKMVVAGKIDEAYAKYVDMKGKHHNVFTPAGFEALKKGMIENEGMFPNKKFDIQRVVEEGDMVATHSHIVLKPGELELGVVHWFRFKDGKIAELWDVGQQVPKETVNQDGMF